Genomic segment of Arachis hypogaea cultivar Tifrunner chromosome 11, arahy.Tifrunner.gnm2.J5K5, whole genome shotgun sequence:
CTGCTTTTGATAAGAAGTTAATTCCTTTAATTGAATTTTATCTACACCGAATTTTTTTTTCTACTCGACTTTTAGCACTTGATAGTCAACGAGAGAATTTGATATTAAGTATATGATATGATAATCAATTCTCAAATATAACTGGGATTAGTTTACTATCTCAAAAGTtggttgaaataaaaaaatatattatttattcattGATGTTTCTccgattgaaattagttttgatttTGTATGTAATAATGACATCAATTGAAAAAACATTTCCTGCTATAAATATCGACTTTATAATATCGACTTTAAACGACTGCTTAGTGACGCATATGAAAAGAGAGTCATTTAATAAtgttaacaaaataattatttaaaattttcaaaatataaaaactaaaagATTTGAAGATGTGAAGATACTTGGTgactagtatttttttttttttcctttccggTGTTATGAAAGTTAACGTATATTGTTATTTTGATTTaggattaatatattttttacgtTAACGTGTATTTTTTAAACTCAATACAAACTTTTCGAGTCCGACTTTAGCTACATGTTACCGAGATCTTGATGGCAATGCTAAAGTAACCTTGGATGAGAGTGAGGAACACTAACTACTATtaggtggatactacaatgaagattttataattgtcttcatatgaatatattatttattttttgatccttggatgatggattgtatggttagattttgatatttataaaagtgttgtttttgtttaaagtgtagctaaataaataaaccacacttttaaccaaagtatcttcatgagaagatatttttgccatcttcattgtagtatccaccttaCTATTAATTAGGAATGAGAAGCGTGTTGCTGTCGGTAGTAAGTACGAATAAAACTTGAGAGGGTTTGTCCAGTCAGCCTATATATCTAGACATTCGTAaagaatataaaaatttgaagaattagaattttatttaaatttattttttgcatCTAATAATATTAaaggtttttaatattttaacctATCTCTCTTCAGAAATTTCACTATGGGGCTGAAAGATGAGAACACAACACAATGACAAGAGCATTTCCTTTGCAATATCCACAATTAAATTATCGATCATATGAAAGCCCAACTACATTGAACTAAGTCCAATGTTCATCGGACATAGATCCCTTGGGTGGAATTCATTTGGAATGTATGAAACTCCCATCACGCCACCAAACTTCAGAATCAGATGTATCTCATGCATACAAATCCTTCAACCTTGTAGCTGCCAGCTTTGATGCTCTTCCTGGGATTCGGCGTGCAGCCACTCATTGATTTGAGTCTCATACTGCATTTATCAGCATTCAGCAACCTATCTAACTATTGGCAGATAGCTAACAACTGTCTGTAACAAACTAAGCTTTCATTTCAATTTAAGAAACTCGCTAACAGAGACGCACATGGAGGCAggttggatgatgatgatgaacatAATGCCACCATCCATGGCCGCTTACAGACTTGACAATAATAATGATGTCGAAAGAAAAAATGACAACCAAATTGCCTCCATGTAATTTATTGCCAGGCATACAATGAACAAAGCTGATATACACAAGCAATTAGAAGCTACTATAAGGAAGAATATTTTAAATAACTATCACTAGAAGATGCACAAGCacacagcagcagcagcagcagtagcAGCAACTGTGTATGTATATATTAGCATACCGTGCCTATTATACTGCAACCCAAAGGCCTATGCAAATTCTCCAAATAGCTTCTAGAAACTTCTCCGACATGTTCTACACTTCCTCTTGAGCACTTCTGCTACTTTTTAGGATATTATACTTGCAGAGGGGGCAGGTAGCATTAATGTATAGCCATTTGTCCACACAAGCACAGTGAAAATGGTGACCACAGGGAAGTTGTCTTAGATCAACACCATCCTCATATGCAGAAAGGCAGATGCAACATTCCTAGAGTTCAGCACCAAATCAAGAGTGAGGAAATACTTCGTATTAGGAAGATAAACAGATTGaaaccagtttcttcaaaacaaGATAATACCAAATTTAACTTGACCGTTCATGAATCATTGTGTCAATTCTTATTGTAGTAAAATTTTCCAGATACTATTAACAAAAGCCCGCAAAGAGATGCAAGGTTAAGTGCAAACaaccaaaatatatacatattgcATCCTCCTGCGTAAGAATGTGTTCCGGAACAACTCCATCGTCCAGATAACAAAATGACAAGATCACTGCATCAAGATATAAGAAGTTGTGCTTACACATAGCAAAAAAGTACTACATACCGCATCCTCGTCAGAAAGAACATGTTCAATAGGTGAATCAACTCGGCATTCTATCATTACTCCCCCAGCAGATACTTGTGTATTATCAGTGAGTTTCTCATTATTTTCATTCCTTTGGAATTTGAATTTCGACAACTGCTCAATATCTTCTTTAGATGCCCCTTCCTGCAATATTTTTAGACCCCCAGAAAAGGCAAGAGGGAAAAGGAACAATGTAATTAATACTTTGCAACAAATTTCTTACAATTAATACTACTAAGCTACAACACACTGATTCATGTTAAATCGAACACTAAATAGATAGTAATATGAAGAATGCTAATCTGGACTTTCTGTGAAGCAGACACCTATTGCAGATTGGAAGCAGTGATTGTAACAATTTTGTTGCTTGCTTAACTTCCACTAATAACTAGATTTGTATCTATCACCAACAGTTCCCTTATTTTTTTCCTCCcctggaaaaagaaaagaaaataatggcTGCTCACATCGAGAGGAACTGATCTTTCTATGCTGAAAAATGCTATTGTTTCTTGATATTGGTTAATGTTAAAGACGACATGAGACAAGTTGCTGAATTCTTGTGAATGTAATGTAAAATCTACTTTTGATGAGAACATGCaccgaaaatttgaaataatgattttgtatatatatacctcTGGTTGTGTATGACATTCACCCCCAACAAAATCCCAAAAGTATTATGAGAACCCcataaaaaaacatataaatcTCTCTTTCATATCAAATAGAAATTCCCTTTCAGACTAAATACATAATGCTAAACAAACACTTATAAAGGCACTAGATTCATAATCCACACCAAGTCCTAAACGCAAACAAGAAACAGTAATGACTATGACTTGCCTGGTCTGCAACTGCATATAGAAGTGCAATGATGCACGGAAGACAACAGCAAACAGCAATACCAATGATGCATGCCAGTGCAATGCAGAAAACGACAAAGAAAACATCGAAACCCAGGAAGACTATACATAACCTGCCACAAAAGTAAATCTTGTCAATGGCCAAATCAAGTAGGTTTTGTCAAGGTATTGAATAAAGCATATTGATATAAATAACACAGACAAGTTGATCTTATGGGAGAGAGAGTTCGTGTGCCATGTAGGTGTGACTGGGtttgcacacacacacacacagagagagagagagagagagagagagagagagagagagagagagagagagagagagagagagagagagagagagagagagcaaacCAATAAAGCAGAGGAGCCTCTTGGGCTAAGTCTTGACCACTAGCTGATACCCAATAGAACCCGACAACCCACCAAATAAAGGAAAACATTGTGTTGGCTGATTCCAAATGCTTTGGCATGCTGCTTAGGGAGAAAACAAGAGGGCAAACATGAAAATGCatacagagaaaaagaaaactgATAAATAAACCATAAACTCTTACTCAATGATACTGATTTCAGAAATTACCACAGTACACTTTTTAACCATCAAAACCATGTTTCTACACACAAGGTTAGGAATTAAGAGAGAAATGCATCATGTTAATAAGTGGTGACACAAGTTATTAATCTTAATAGTGGCAGCatacaacttattttaaaattaaatcaggGAGATAAGGCACTTGTCTAATATAATCTTTTattacaaattcaaattaaaaaaatatgatttaaacTTGGTCATTTTGGTTCAAAAGTGTTTCTTTACTATCAATATACGTGCGCTTTGAGAAATTGAACAATATAACTATCATCTCTCTCTCTATAAagcatttaatatattttgaactGATGAGAAGATTGTTTCCCACTTAAATATTGAGAAACCATAAGTTTCCATGGGGGCCGTTGAAATTTGGTTGGATGTCTGTTTAGAGTTCTCAATTAGTATAGGATATTTTATCACTTAGCATGCTTTCGAGCACAAATGCATATGGGTACCCAACAATTTCACAAATGGCACGCACATCCCTAAATCAGTGATTTCCAAAGCAATTCAGTCAAACATTGAGCATATCATGAAACTCCCATCAGTCCGTTGCAGTTTCATCACCTTGTAAGCCCATATAAAACATATTACTGGGTTTCTTAAGACTAAAAGATGGAAATAAACACATTTTTGGTAACAATTTATGTGAGGAAAATTCATCGTGCTTTTCAGCTTTTCGTCAAAAGCTATCACAATTAAAAGTTTGATTATAACCTACTCTGATTCTAAATAAGCTAAACCTACAGTTATTAAAGCCTTTGATTAGAGCTgtttaaagaaaaaggaaaaggttAATCCAGACACACACACAACAGAATCCGAATCCTAATTATAAGGCTCCATCACTCAAAGCAGCATGAATTCACACCAGGCATCAATTTATTCTACTGACCTAATGTTTATTATCATAACAAATTAACAACGATCAGAATTATAACATAAATTTCAATTCAAAATCAGTTCATCATTCATAAACCACTATAAAACTCAAACTACAGCTTCACCTATATAACATTcaacaataaaaatttttaaaataagaaaagaaagaaaggttaCCTTGTGCCGTCCTCATCGAATTGAGCCAATGTCAAATAGTGTCCAGAACCTTCCATGGAACCGGAGCTTAAATCTCCACTCCCCCCAACGCCAACTCCATTAACACCTTGAACGACGTCGCTCGTGCTCTGCTGCTGCTGCtccgtcctcctcctcctcttccgaTACTCAACGCACACGCACGCCACGTGGACAATGCACTGCGCCGCGTACCCTAAGATCCACAACCTCAGCGGCACGTTCGGCGACTCGTTCCGGCTCAGGACTAGCACAGTAGCGCCTGCCACCACGAACGCGAAGTTCCAGAGGACGTCGAGCACCACCACCGGCTTCGAGTACGCCCAATCGCTCTGCCGCTCCTCCAGCTGCGCCGCCGCCGTCTCCCTCACCACCATCGACGGCTCCCGCATCGACCTACGCCCGCTCCCCTGCCGGAGAAACCGCGCAGCCTGGCGGAGGCTCTGCCGCCGAACAAATCTGCGGCCGGAGTTCGATTCGTCGTAGGTGCCTCCACCACCGCCGCCGTTAGAGTTCGCGATTAGCGGCGTTTGATCGACGGTGAAGTCGTCGGGGGAACGGTTCGACGACGGTATCGCCGCCATGCGTTCGTTGCGTTTCTTCTGCTGTGATTCCCGGAATAGGTGACTCGGTGAGTCGACTCAGGACGTGTTGAAATTGCTTTGTGGTAGTGTtacagagaagagagaaagaatcgataaaatttgaaagaaaattgtttGTGAGTGATGCCTGAAAACGGAAATTGAGGTATTGAAGCGTCTTTTGGTGGTAGTGAACTAGTGATGCCTCTATCCGGTGCCGTTTTAATGTTTATTTTCGTGATTTGGTTAATTGGTgtttatctttttcatttttttttctatttttattttcttcgcGCTAAGAACAGTTGGTACTTGGTAGCCTGGTAGGTCCAATATCAATTATTACCAAATGTTACAATGAGCATTTCTAAACTAAGTATTTCATGAACTTTCACGAGATACAGATGTCGTCGGGGCATTGATTTCCAATAGATAGATAACGATGACATCGACatcattcctttttttttctttgcattAATTAAATCCCTTACTAAGACTTTGGTCTAGTTTAAATGAacagttaaattaattttttttaaaaaaataacttaaacaataaataattatattaaaaataatttatttatatttaaattttttattttaaaaatatttattttatagaaatataataaaaaataataatattataaaaaaattatttttttatatcttcataaatttttaaataatttttttaaaaaatcgtaatttaattttaaaaattatatcaaacattaatattattactttttataaatcaaaagttcaaaaaaattacttttaaaattttctaaacgAAACCGTTGATATCATGAGAATAGTTACGGTTGGGATTGATGATTTAACAAACTACAACCTTTTGGGTTTAGCTCAagttactaataaaaaaatttattataaaaaattatgtaattattaatttaatataatcgttgtatatttattaaaataaaatattaaattttttattaaaaatttatttaaataaatttttataaaaatatatttttttaaaaaattttaaaaaataaaataattttatatttagatatttatgtaaaaatatctttttatttaatagTTATATTGGTTTTATGTTTTGCAAATGAAAGAGATCAAAACAAAACATGAATCGTGATTCGAAATTTAATATTTGGGAGCAAAATTTACTTCTATTGTAGATGCTAGTTTTACGCGCATCAAAGTTTCTTGTttgtcaattaaaaaaaatcgCTAAATGGTAAATGCAAtgcaaataaaatgcaaataaaagtAAAACAATGATTATAAAAGGAAATTGAAGTATACTTTGTAGAAATTAAAAGTTTATAATCATAAAGATCCTTCGTAGAAATTCGAAGAATTTGACAATACATAAtacatgaaaaattaataaagtaacaTTAAAAGAAGGGTTAAGTATATAGGGTTAAGTATATTTTGTGTCCCTAAGGGTTGAGGCCAAAATTAAAATCGTCTACGAtcttttttcgttattaaaattatcctcaacgttataaaacgttataaaatcgtccttttgtcCAAGGATAATTTTAcccttaaacaaaaataataaaaaaatctccaCAACCTCACCATTAActtcacatcatcatcatcccttCGCACCtcctctctcttccttttctcaccaccatcaccactgccaccataactattcattattcacaacaTTTTTTTTTCCAGCAACAAAAATAGTCCCAAAATAAATTAACAGCAAcattcacaaaataaatcaacaaaaaattcagattaaacaataattcaata
This window contains:
- the LOC112722254 gene encoding E3 ubiquitin-protein ligase At1g63170 isoform X2, whose product is MAAIPSSNRSPDDFTVDQTPLIANSNGGGGGGTYDESNSGRRFVRRQSLRQAARFLRQGSGRRSMREPSMVVRETAAAQLEERQSDWAYSKPVVVLDVLWNFAFVVAGATVLVLSRNESPNVPLRLWILGYAAQCIVHVACVCVEYRKRRRRTEQQQQSTSDVVQGVNGVGVGGSGDLSSGSMEGSGHYLTLAQFDEDGTSMPKHLESANTMFSFIWWVVGFYWVSASGQDLAQEAPLLYWLCIVFLGFDVFFVVFCIALACIIGIAVCCCLPCIIALLYAVADQARASKEDIEQLSKFKFQRNENNEKLTDNTQVSAGGVMIECRVDSPIEHVLSDEDAECCICLSAYEDGVDLRQLPCGHHFHCACVDKWLYINATCPLCKYNILKSSRSAQEEV
- the LOC112722254 gene encoding E3 ubiquitin-protein ligase At1g63170 isoform X1; the encoded protein is MAAIPSSNRSPDDFTVDQTPLIANSNGGGGGGTYDESNSGRRFVRRQSLRQAARFLRQGSGRRSMREPSMVVRETAAAQLEERQSDWAYSKPVVVLDVLWNFAFVVAGATVLVLSRNESPNVPLRLWILGYAAQCIVHVACVCVEYRKRRRRTEQQQQSTSDVVQGVNGVGVGGSGDLSSGSMEGSGHYLTLAQFDEDGTSMPKHLESANTMFSFIWWVVGFYWVSASGQDLAQEAPLLYWLCIVFLGFDVFFVVFCIALACIIGIAVCCCLPCIIALLYAVADQEGASKEDIEQLSKFKFQRNENNEKLTDNTQVSAGGVMIECRVDSPIEHVLSDEDAECCICLSAYEDGVDLRQLPCGHHFHCACVDKWLYINATCPLCKYNILKSSRSAQEEV